One genomic region from Armatimonadota bacterium encodes:
- the pyrF gene encoding orotidine-5'-phosphate decarboxylase: protein MSMKNKIILALDVSSESEAVNLVRELNDYVGAFKVGLELFNSTGPQIFDSLRKAGAEKIFYDCKFHDIPNTVASATRAAVRMGIWMLNVHASGGSAMMRAAVEAAKDEAHRLGVEAPMIIGVTVLTSISAQVLHEELSIPMLLENHVTHLAVLAQSSGLAGVVASPHEIIPVKAACGPEFIVVTPGVRPKWAAANDQVRIMTPGEALKNGADYLVIGRAITAAKDRQKAAELILSEISQQ from the coding sequence AAACCTTGTTCGAGAATTAAACGACTATGTTGGCGCATTTAAAGTTGGCCTCGAACTTTTCAACTCTACAGGACCGCAGATTTTTGACTCGCTTCGAAAGGCTGGAGCGGAGAAAATATTTTACGATTGCAAGTTTCATGACATCCCAAACACAGTCGCTAGCGCAACAAGAGCTGCAGTTCGAATGGGCATTTGGATGCTCAACGTCCATGCCTCCGGTGGGTCGGCAATGATGCGTGCAGCAGTCGAAGCAGCGAAAGATGAAGCACATCGCCTTGGAGTCGAAGCTCCAATGATTATTGGCGTAACAGTACTTACAAGCATCAGCGCGCAAGTCCTCCACGAAGAATTATCCATTCCAATGCTTCTTGAAAACCATGTTACGCATTTAGCAGTTTTGGCCCAAAGCTCGGGTTTGGCAGGGGTTGTTGCATCACCTCACGAAATCATACCCGTAAAAGCTGCATGTGGGCCCGAATTCATCGTCGTGACGCCTGGCGTAAGACCAAAATGGGCAGCGGCTAATGATCAAGTTCGAATAATGACCCCTGGGGAAGCTTTAAAAAACGGTGCCGATTATCTTGTCATCGGCAGAGCAATTACCGCGGCAAAAGATAGACAAAAAGCAGCAGAACTCATACTTAGTGAGATTTCGCAACAATAA